From the Paenibacillus sp. FSL H8-0548 genome, one window contains:
- a CDS encoding CLC_0170 family protein: MGMDVFFASYLKYAIPLLLVSGLLILALDIKHFELTKMIKEKKVSRFLGWLNIMIACFLFVGSWILKKWG; the protein is encoded by the coding sequence ATGGGAATGGACGTTTTTTTCGCCAGTTATTTGAAATATGCAATCCCTCTATTGCTTGTGAGCGGATTGCTGATATTAGCACTGGACATCAAACACTTTGAACTAACGAAAATGATCAAAGAAAAGAAAGTTTCCCGTTTCTTGGGATGGCTAAATATTATGATCGCATGTTTCCTTTTCGTAGGGAGTTGGATTCTTAAAAAGTGGGGGTGA
- a CDS encoding Ger(x)C family spore germination protein, translating to MSCQWTKSVKLSCIILLTVPFLTGCWDRLEIEERAVILGISIDLAGSEAEQEEDEVSHLRGSFPTPEEAMIRVAAQIALPGRIPLGPGEGGGSSEGSGETVWVIDVVGHSVDDALMNLQQQLSSKLFYGHLRVIVVSEAVAKSGLQNVNDVLRRNSEVRRMMWMIISKGNAKKIMTASPKLERVPSLYLLSTLDNAVKLGKFPNDYVGLFWSNSSKKGQEGFLPYVELMKEQNINLLGMAYFKDDKMVGTTKPFEIAGYMGIKGLNPAGYRGVANLDEGAIMIVATHRESKFDVRIEGGRPHFKIYVQTEINLEEIISGQFLVVNEKIIKDIEDENIKSLKKSYESLIKQTQRKGSDIFGFGEYLRAKNPRYWDREIRTKERWQEAYKDVVVEVSVNTRVRRVGMKAK from the coding sequence GTGTCATGCCAATGGACAAAATCGGTCAAGCTGTCATGTATCATTCTTCTCACCGTTCCCTTCTTGACTGGCTGTTGGGATCGTCTTGAAATCGAGGAACGCGCTGTCATATTGGGGATTTCTATAGACTTGGCAGGATCCGAGGCAGAGCAAGAGGAGGACGAGGTCTCCCACCTCAGAGGCAGCTTTCCCACTCCGGAAGAAGCGATGATTCGCGTTGCTGCACAGATTGCACTTCCCGGAAGGATTCCGCTCGGGCCAGGGGAAGGAGGCGGCAGTAGTGAAGGGTCGGGAGAAACGGTGTGGGTCATAGACGTGGTAGGCCATTCCGTCGATGATGCGCTCATGAACTTGCAGCAGCAACTTTCCAGCAAACTGTTTTACGGACATTTGCGCGTTATCGTCGTTTCCGAAGCGGTAGCCAAGAGTGGTTTGCAGAATGTGAATGATGTCCTCAGGCGCAATTCGGAAGTGCGTAGAATGATGTGGATGATAATATCAAAAGGAAATGCGAAAAAAATCATGACCGCTTCCCCGAAACTGGAACGCGTTCCGAGTCTCTACCTGCTGTCAACGTTGGACAATGCCGTTAAGCTAGGCAAATTTCCGAATGATTATGTCGGCCTGTTCTGGAGCAATTCCTCTAAGAAAGGGCAGGAAGGCTTTCTTCCGTATGTTGAGTTGATGAAAGAACAGAACATTAATCTGTTGGGAATGGCTTATTTTAAAGACGACAAGATGGTAGGGACAACGAAACCGTTTGAAATTGCAGGCTATATGGGAATTAAAGGTCTTAATCCCGCAGGTTATCGGGGAGTTGCCAACTTAGATGAGGGGGCAATAATGATCGTCGCTACCCATCGCGAATCGAAATTCGACGTACGGATCGAGGGTGGCCGTCCACATTTTAAAATATATGTCCAAACCGAGATCAATCTGGAGGAAATAATTAGTGGCCAGTTTCTTGTCGTGAATGAGAAGATCATAAAGGATATCGAAGATGAAAACATAAAGTCGCTCAAGAAATCATATGAAAGTTTGATCAAACAAACGCAGCGAAAAGGATCCGACATATTCGGCTTCGGCGAGTATTTACGGGCCAAAAACCCCCGGTACTGGGACAGGGAGATCCGGACTAAGGAGCGCTGGCAAGAGGCCTACAAGGATGTCGTAGTTGAAGTGAGCGTAAATACAAGAGTCCGTCGGGTTGGCATGAAAGCGAAATAG